The Acidobacteriota bacterium genome segment AGGCGTACGACGCGATCCGCGGGAGCCGCGAGCGCATCGCGTGGCTCGAGTGGGTGGATCTCGATGGGCCCGAGATCCGGGAGATGGTCGAGGAGATCGGCAGGCGCCGCATCCCGATCGACCCGACGCTCGTCGCCTACGACACGAAGTTCCGCGCGAACGACGCCTTCTACACGAAGAGCGCGGATCTCTCCCTCGTTCCGCCGCTGATACTGAAGATGTGGGAGGGGCCGGGGTTCACCGCGGGGTGGTCGGCGGAGGACTTCGCCCGGGGTCGAGCCGACTGGCCGAAGGTCCTCAAGCTCCTTCGCATGTACCGCGACCGCGGCGTGCCGCTCCTCGCCGGCTCCGACACGCCGAACCCGTGGGTGGTCCCGGGCCTCGGCCTCCACCGGGAGCTCGAGCTACTCGTCGAGGCGGGGTTCACCCCTCTCGAGGTCCTGACCATGGCGACGCGAAACGGGGCGGAGGCCCTGGGGATCGGCAACGAAGTCGGAACGGTCGAGGCGGGGAAACGGGCGGATCTCGTCGTGCTGACCGCCGATCCTTCGTCGGACATCCGCAACACGCGGAAGATCGAGAGGGTGTACCTCGGGGGGGCGGCGGTCGATCTTCACCCTTGAGCCTTGCGTTGCGACGCGCCGTGGGAAAGAGTGTGCGCGTGGCCCCGTGAATCAGGGAGGTGCGCGATGCAGGATTCCGTGACGACCCTTTCCGAGTTGAGCGAGGCGGCAGACGCCCTCTTCGAGACCGCCGAGGTCCTCGAGGACATGCTGGCCGGCGCGAGCGCGGACGATCTGACGTGGCTTCCCCCCGACGGCCCGTGGGCGG includes the following:
- a CDS encoding amidohydrolase family protein; this translates as ILLASGITTVRNPAAPAADGVALREAVRSGRIAGPRIFTAGEALNRAFPDLDGPAVGVSTEAQVRREVDRQAGLRVDFIKVYGTLGPDLVKVAIGEAHARGLKVIGHLQRTSWTEAARFGIDFITHGAPWSTSLLPAARREAYDAIRGSRERIAWLEWVDLDGPEIREMVEEIGRRRIPIDPTLVAYDTKFRANDAFYTKSADLSLVPPLILKMWEGPGFTAGWSAEDFARGRADWPKVLKLLRMYRDRGVPLLAGSDTPNPWVVPGLGLHRELELLVEAGFTPLEVLTMATRNGAEALGIGNEVGTVEAGKRADLVVLTADPSSDIRNTRKIERVYLGGAAVDLHP